The genome window ATGTCCGTACGCCGCCGCTCACCAGCCGTTGTGGCATACAGCAGGGTGGTGATCTGCTCCGAGATCAGACCCATCAGAAACACCACTACCGCGGTGGTGAACAGCACTGCGCTGCCGTTGGTGAAGCGCCCAACTGTGGCATAGGAATACAGATAGTTGACCAGCCCGGCGACGAAGCTGATCCCGGACACGGGCGCGAAGATTTTCAGCGGCGCATACAGCGTTGCCACCCGAAAAATGATCAGCAGGAACCGGGCGCCATCGCGCAGTGGGCGAATGTGGCTGCGACCAGTGCGGCGAGCAGCCACGATCGGCTCATAGGCGACGCTGTAACCGGCGCGAAAGAACGCCATGGTGATGCTGGTCGGATACGAAAAGCCGTTCGGCAACAGGAACAGGAACTCGCGAAAGCGCGCCGCCCGCACTGCCCGAAAGCCCGAGGTCAGATCGGCGATCCGCTGGCCGGTCATATAGTTGGCGACGCCGTTGTACAAACGATTGGCCAGCGACCGGCCCACACTGGCCTGTGAGCCGGCGTCACGGGCACCGACCACCATCTGGTAACCCTCGTTCAGCCGGGCCAGCAGGCGCGGGATGTCGGCCGGGTCGTGCTGACCGTCGGCATCCATGAACACGATCACCTCGCCGCGCGCCGCCCGTGCGCCCGACTTCACCGCTCCGCCGTTGCCGATGTTGTAACTGTGTCGTACTTCCTGCACGCCGTGGCGCGCGCACACCTCGCTGGTGTCATCGGTTGAGCCATCGTTAACGACGATGATCTGCGC of Immundisolibacter sp. contains these proteins:
- a CDS encoding glycosyltransferase family 2 protein: MTEIRPELSIVLPARNEAAALERLLPTLKAQQPAAQIIVVNDGSTDDTSEVCARHGVQEVRHSYNIGNGGAVKSGARAARGEVIVFMDADGQHDPADIPRLLARLNEGYQMVVGARDAGSQASVGRSLANRLYNGVANYMTGQRIADLTSGFRAVRAARFREFLFLLPNGFSYPTSITMAFFRAGYSVAYEPIVAARRTGRSHIRPLRDGARFLLIIFRVATLYAPLKIFAPVSGISFVAGLVNYLYSYATVGRFTNGSAVLFTTAVVVFLMGLISEQITTLLYATTAGERRRTDIT